In Musa acuminata AAA Group cultivar baxijiao chromosome BXJ2-8, Cavendish_Baxijiao_AAA, whole genome shotgun sequence, one genomic interval encodes:
- the LOC135619284 gene encoding 1-aminocyclopropane-1-carboxylate oxidase-like yields MAIPVIDFSKLKGKQRAETLAQIANGCEEWGFFQLVNHGIPVELLDRVKKVCSECYRLRAKGFKGSKPVQLLNKLVEKEGEAADVKRLDNVDWEDVFLLQDDNEWPSNPPEFSEIMKEYREELRKLAEKVMEVMDENMGFENGYIKKVFSGNGEHQPFFGTKVSHYPPCPRLDLVNGLRAHTDAGGVILLFQDDQVGGLQILKDGKWIDVQPVANAIVINTGDQIEVLSNGRYKSVWHRVLTTSDGNRRSIASFYNPSLKATITPGISNDDAPALYPKFVFGDYMEVYVKQKFTAKEPRFDAVRAM; encoded by the exons ATGGCCATTCCAGTCATTGATTTCTCAAAgttgaagggcaagcaaagagccGAAACTTTGGCACAGATTGCCAATGGATGTGAAGAATGGGGATTCTTTCAG CTGGTGAACCATGGGATTCCGGTGGAGCTTCTGGATCGCGTGAAGAAGGTATGCTCGGAGTGCTATCGGCTCAGAGCGAAGGGCTTCAAGGGATCCAAACCAGTGCAGCTGTTGAACAAACTGGTGGAAAAAGAAGGGGAAGCGGCCGATGTTAAGCGCTTGGATAACGTGGACTGGGAGGATGTTTTCCTTCTCCAGGACGACAACGAATGGCCGTCCAACCCTCCGGAGTTCAG CGAGATCATGAAGGAGTACAGGGAAGAGCTGAGGAAGCTGGCTGAGAAAGTGATGGAAGTAATGGATGAGAATATGGGGTTTGAGAATGGCTACATCAAGAAAGTATTTTCAGGAAACGGTGAGCACCAGCCCTTCTTCGGCACCAAGGTGAGCCACTATCCGCCATGCCCGCGCCTGGACCTCGTAAACGGCCTTCGCGCCCACaccgatgctggcggtgtcatCCTCCTCTTCCAGGACGACCAAGTTGGTGGCCTCCAGATCCTAAAAGATGGGAAGTGGATCGACGTGCAGCCTGTGGCCAATGCCATCGTCATCAACACCGGAGACCAGATCGAAGTACTCAGCAACGGTCGCTACAAGAGCGTGTGGCACCGCGTGCTCACGACCAGCGATGGCAACCGCCGCTCCATTGCTTCGTTCTACAACCCCTCCTTGAAGGCCACCATCACTCCGGGAATCAGCAACGACGACGCTCCAGCTTTGTACCCCAAGTTTGTTTTCGGGGATTACATGGAGGTGTACGTGAAGCAGAAGTTCACGGCCAAAGAGCCCAGGTTTGATGCAGTGAGAGCTATGTAA